A region of uncultured Carboxylicivirga sp. DNA encodes the following proteins:
- a CDS encoding transaldolase family protein, with protein MIHPISSATIHHLADQFNDQPQKVNNSDYWNQYLKTGTNLWLDTGDIEASSKLWNSAFTALTTNNTLLNAEVQKGLYDQIIPELSSKLSYLSDEEKVKEIAFCLNAIHGLRIAKIFNCKVSVELHTDLAHDVNGIATIGKRLFDINPSDFIIKVPFTASGLLGARKLHEMGIPVNFTLDFSVRQNGFAAVVAQPAYTNVFLGRLGAYLKNNNLGDGQYIGEKVTLESQRSLLALANKGISKTKLIAASIRSKDQLYQLLSCDTFTIPVGVAADAVQNFIQISKTDIVIHEPTLFDSTDAQAVRLPNLWLVEEHEKEVIHRLNEKIPSTAQELIEYAYERGCHDIFPILTKEEHDYLRSDGKIPVHERWADKIKDGEVGIDSLLNLAGLYSFEKDQADLDNRIKSFL; from the coding sequence ATGATACATCCAATCTCATCTGCTACTATTCATCATTTAGCTGATCAATTTAACGATCAACCTCAAAAAGTGAACAACTCCGATTACTGGAATCAATATTTAAAAACCGGAACAAACCTTTGGCTCGACACGGGTGATATAGAAGCATCATCAAAGTTATGGAACAGTGCCTTTACAGCATTAACCACCAATAACACATTGCTAAATGCTGAGGTACAAAAAGGTCTTTATGATCAAATCATCCCGGAGTTATCATCTAAATTAAGTTACCTGAGCGATGAAGAGAAAGTGAAAGAAATAGCATTTTGCCTGAATGCTATTCATGGGTTACGCATTGCCAAGATATTTAATTGCAAAGTAAGTGTTGAACTGCACACCGATCTTGCTCATGATGTTAACGGAATAGCAACCATTGGCAAACGATTATTCGATATTAACCCCAGCGATTTTATTATTAAAGTTCCATTTACCGCTTCTGGGTTATTAGGAGCACGCAAATTGCACGAAATGGGAATACCTGTAAATTTCACATTGGATTTTAGTGTTCGTCAGAATGGTTTTGCTGCTGTTGTAGCCCAACCAGCCTACACCAATGTTTTTCTGGGACGGTTAGGTGCTTATCTGAAAAATAACAACCTGGGAGACGGGCAGTATATAGGTGAGAAGGTGACCCTTGAATCGCAAAGAAGTTTATTGGCTCTTGCCAACAAAGGAATTAGTAAAACTAAGTTAATTGCTGCCAGTATACGTTCAAAAGATCAACTATATCAGTTACTAAGCTGTGATACTTTTACCATTCCGGTTGGTGTAGCAGCTGATGCTGTTCAAAATTTCATTCAAATTTCTAAAACAGACATTGTTATCCATGAACCAACTCTTTTTGATTCAACAGATGCTCAAGCTGTTCGTCTGCCAAATTTATGGTTGGTTGAAGAGCATGAAAAAGAAGTAATCCATCGATTGAATGAAAAAATTCCGTCGACAGCTCAGGAGTTGATTGAATATGCATATGAACGTGGATGTCACGATATTTTTCCCATTCTTACTAAAGAAGAACATGATTATTTAAGGTCGGATGGAAAAATACCTGTTCATGAACGTTGGGCAGATAAGATAAAAGACGGGGAAGTTGGGATTGATTCTTTGCTTAACCTGGCGGGTTTATACTCTTTTGAGAAGGATCAGGCTGATCTGGATAACCGCATTAAATCATTTCTATAA
- a CDS encoding SPFH domain-containing protein, translating into MNPSAIVAIGIGVIVFFILLSCIKIVPQRSAYIVERLGKYTGTLTAGFHFLIPLIDKVAYKHTLKEQAIDVASQSCITKDNIAVEVDGVLYLQVIDAMKSSYGIDNYGFAAIQIAQTTMRSVIGRLDLDKTFEERETINTSIVDAVDKASDPWGVKVTRYEVKNITPPQSIKDAMEKQMRAEREKRAMIAQSEGQKQAKINVAEGDKQELIARSEGEKQKRINEAEGRAAEIEFVASATAKGIREIASAINEKGGDDAVNLRIAEQYLGEFGKLAKANNTMIIPSNMADISSIIATATSVLDTAKKKS; encoded by the coding sequence ATGAATCCTTCTGCTATTGTCGCCATTGGGATTGGCGTTATTGTGTTTTTTATACTCCTTTCGTGTATTAAAATTGTTCCACAAAGATCAGCTTATATCGTTGAGCGATTGGGAAAATATACTGGTACCCTTACGGCCGGATTTCATTTTTTGATACCTCTTATTGATAAGGTAGCATACAAACACACACTGAAAGAACAGGCTATTGATGTTGCTTCACAATCGTGTATTACGAAAGATAATATTGCGGTTGAGGTTGATGGTGTTTTGTATTTGCAGGTGATTGATGCCATGAAATCATCATATGGTATTGATAATTATGGTTTTGCTGCCATTCAGATTGCCCAAACTACCATGCGAAGTGTGATTGGTCGTTTAGATCTGGATAAAACTTTTGAAGAACGCGAAACCATTAATACAAGTATTGTTGATGCAGTAGATAAGGCCAGCGATCCATGGGGTGTTAAAGTAACCCGTTATGAGGTTAAAAACATTACACCTCCACAGAGTATTAAGGACGCTATGGAGAAACAAATGCGTGCCGAACGTGAAAAAAGAGCCATGATTGCTCAATCGGAAGGTCAGAAACAAGCTAAGATTAATGTGGCTGAAGGTGACAAACAGGAATTAATCGCACGCTCGGAAGGTGAAAAGCAAAAACGTATTAACGAAGCTGAAGGTAGAGCGGCTGAAATTGAGTTTGTGGCCAGTGCAACGGCAAAAGGTATTCGTGAAATTGCCTCTGCAATTAATGAAAAAGGTGGTGATGATGCAGTTAATTTACGTATTGCCGAACAGTATCTGGGTGAGTTTGGTAAATTGGCCAAGGCGAATAATACAATGATCATTCCGTCTAATATGGCTGATATATCAAGTATTATTGCTACTGCAACTTCTGTACTCGACACTGCTAAAAAGAAATCATAA
- a CDS encoding DUF4494 domain-containing protein: MQNLFECKVKYEKIDEQSGKEKKVSETYLIDAVSFTEAESRIYKEMEMMVRGEFIVTNIRKANYTEIFDNEDGDRWFKSKISFASIDEKSGKEKKVSNQILVMASNVKDAYDKIQQGMGGMTVDFEINAIAESPIMDFFAYFSDDVNTEIPSHLKPIERNEVTAEVEEEDEVEEEEVIGDEISEEEYED; this comes from the coding sequence ATGCAAAATTTATTTGAGTGTAAGGTTAAATACGAGAAGATAGATGAACAGTCGGGTAAGGAGAAAAAAGTAAGCGAGACATACCTAATTGATGCTGTATCATTTACCGAAGCTGAATCGCGAATATACAAGGAGATGGAAATGATGGTTCGTGGTGAATTTATCGTTACAAACATCAGAAAAGCCAATTATACTGAGATTTTTGATAATGAAGACGGCGACCGTTGGTTTAAGAGTAAAATCTCTTTTGCATCGATCGACGAAAAGTCGGGTAAAGAGAAGAAAGTAAGTAACCAGATTTTGGTGATGGCCAGTAATGTAAAGGATGCTTACGATAAAATTCAACAAGGCATGGGTGGTATGACTGTTGATTTTGAGATTAATGCCATTGCTGAGAGTCCAATAATGGATTTCTTCGCCTATTTTAGTGATGATGTCAATACCGAAATTCCTTCTCATCTCAAGCCAATAGAAAGAAATGAGGTGACAGCTGAGGTAGAAGAGGAAGACGAAGTAGAAGAAGAGGAAGTGATCGGGGATGAAATCTCGGAAGAGGAATATGAAGATTAA
- a CDS encoding BamA/TamA family outer membrane protein has translation MNRWWQKLTIVVILLFYISLSVVGQQDSTNLIINNIDSLRIAKIEYKNFRIMPYLAPAYTPETEYLLTAGGLITFKTQRWNNLLNRSSIPFSFGYSSTGAISVNIQNVIYLTDDKIRMLGEFLYKDMPDNYWGVGYDNGINIEKSPANTGYQRIYWRFFEKFMFRTFSDLFIGVVVDMNGTEASQLNPRMETDEYVLSNGTGINNTGIGLAVEYDTRDFVQNAYKGVFISTSMMFFQGYLGGNTSFKALEVDYRQYLKVKRERRTLAWNVKSRFSFGDEVPWTDMAMLGGPFNMRGYTIGRFRDQNALSMTTEYRHMFKRRTLNKRGNYNSRLGYVAWLGAGTVSHSINEFNGWLPNGGLGLRLELQTRMNMRFDYGLGKGEAGAYVTFSEAF, from the coding sequence GTGAATAGGTGGTGGCAGAAATTGACAATTGTTGTCATTCTTCTTTTTTATATCTCGTTATCGGTGGTTGGACAGCAGGATTCGACCAACTTGATTATAAATAACATTGATTCGTTACGAATTGCGAAAATTGAGTATAAGAATTTTCGAATTATGCCTTACCTGGCACCTGCTTATACTCCAGAAACAGAGTATTTACTGACTGCCGGAGGATTGATTACGTTTAAAACTCAGCGTTGGAATAATTTGCTGAACAGATCATCCATTCCTTTTTCTTTCGGATATAGTTCAACAGGAGCCATCTCAGTAAATATTCAGAATGTGATTTATCTTACTGATGATAAAATCAGAATGTTAGGTGAGTTTCTTTATAAAGATATGCCTGATAATTATTGGGGAGTTGGCTATGATAACGGAATAAATATCGAAAAGTCACCTGCTAATACTGGTTATCAAAGAATTTACTGGCGCTTTTTTGAGAAGTTTATGTTTCGCACTTTCAGCGACCTGTTCATTGGTGTTGTTGTTGATATGAACGGAACAGAAGCATCACAATTAAATCCACGGATGGAAACAGATGAATATGTACTATCCAATGGAACAGGTATCAACAATACAGGAATTGGTCTGGCTGTTGAGTATGACACCCGTGATTTTGTTCAAAATGCGTACAAGGGAGTTTTTATTAGTACCTCTATGATGTTTTTTCAAGGTTATCTTGGGGGTAATACCAGTTTTAAAGCGTTGGAAGTTGATTACCGACAATATTTGAAAGTTAAAAGGGAAAGAAGAACACTTGCCTGGAATGTAAAGTCACGTTTTTCGTTTGGTGATGAAGTACCCTGGACAGATATGGCTATGCTGGGTGGTCCTTTTAATATGAGAGGTTATACTATCGGACGATTTCGCGATCAGAATGCCTTAAGCATGACTACTGAGTATCGGCATATGTTTAAGCGCCGAACCTTGAATAAAAGAGGTAATTACAATAGCCGCCTGGGATATGTGGCCTGGTTGGGAGCCGGAACGGTATCTCATTCAATCAATGAGTTTAATGGCTGGTTACCCAATGGTGGATTGGGCTTGAGATTGGAACTTCAGACCAGGATGAATATGCGTTTTGATTATGGTTTAGGCAAAGGTGAAGCAGGAGCTTATGTAACTTTTTCTGAAGCTTTTTAA
- a CDS encoding site-specific integrase, translated as MGAKVSTAIVLYKSQTKKNGKHPAKLRVTYNRKQMYYSIDNKERVYEFTPEEFNKVIAPKPRGIYKDIKLEFSLIEDKANKIIAKMETFSFRQFKTKFGIAGGDLTNIIYYFERRIKEFGENDQWCSWQQFTTAMRTLKLYFGSKQIDFKELTVQELEKYEKWMVDKRGLSMSSINTYMGSTRAIFKIAHREGAISKDIYPFGEGKYKLPSGSNLKRALKMEEIKKIYYYECEEFSYRDEAKDMWLFSYLMNGANMNDIVRLKYNNIDSEFITFIRRKTRKTSKVVKPISVVLTDDLKRIINKWGNKDRSPDNYVFKYIDDEMSEKKVRLALNLLIHRINDNLKLIAKDVGIDKTLTTYTARHSFSTVLKRSGVSTEFIGESLGHNNLRTTELYLDSFEDETKKEVVKHLTAF; from the coding sequence ATGGGAGCAAAAGTTAGTACTGCAATAGTTTTATATAAAAGTCAAACAAAGAAGAACGGTAAGCATCCTGCTAAACTCAGGGTTACATACAACCGAAAACAAATGTATTACAGCATTGACAATAAAGAGCGTGTTTATGAATTTACGCCAGAGGAATTTAATAAAGTTATCGCTCCAAAGCCAAGAGGAATTTACAAGGATATTAAATTAGAGTTTTCTTTAATAGAAGATAAAGCAAATAAGATTATTGCTAAAATGGAAACATTCTCATTTAGGCAGTTTAAGACAAAATTTGGTATTGCAGGAGGCGACCTTACTAATATCATATATTATTTTGAAAGGCGTATAAAAGAGTTTGGAGAAAATGACCAATGGTGTAGTTGGCAACAATTCACTACTGCGATGAGAACCCTAAAACTTTACTTTGGCAGTAAACAAATCGACTTTAAGGAACTAACAGTTCAGGAACTTGAAAAGTATGAGAAATGGATGGTAGATAAAAGAGGACTTTCAATGTCTTCAATTAATACCTATATGGGTTCAACGAGAGCAATATTTAAAATTGCACATCGTGAAGGTGCTATTTCTAAGGATATTTACCCTTTTGGCGAAGGAAAATACAAGCTTCCTTCTGGTTCAAACTTGAAAAGAGCTTTGAAAATGGAAGAAATTAAGAAGATATATTACTACGAATGTGAGGAGTTTTCATATCGTGATGAAGCTAAAGATATGTGGTTATTCAGTTACCTTATGAATGGAGCAAACATGAATGATATTGTAAGATTAAAATACAATAACATTGATAGTGAGTTCATTACTTTTATTCGCAGAAAAACACGGAAAACAAGTAAAGTAGTCAAACCAATAAGCGTTGTTTTAACAGATGACTTAAAAAGAATAATTAATAAATGGGGAAATAAAGACCGTTCACCTGATAACTATGTGTTTAAATACATAGATGATGAAATGTCCGAAAAAAAGGTAAGACTAGCTTTAAATCTGCTCATTCATAGAATAAATGACAACCTTAAATTAATTGCAAAAGACGTAGGTATTGACAAGACTTTAACTACATATACAGCAAGACATAGCTTTTCAACAGTTCTAAAACGTTCAGGGGTATCTACGGAGTTTATTGGCGAGAGTTTAGGGCATAATAATCTCAGAACAACTGAACTTTACCTTGATAGCTTTGAGGATGAAACTAAAAAAGAAGTAGTTAAACATTTGACTGCATTCTAA
- a CDS encoding DUF1835 domain-containing protein, with protein MSQQYHILNGDALKHQFPDAIKGKLIVARECLVDGSVEGENLSELYETRARFISQNYEGFEISEYYEKTVTEFTKIQNIPSHSEINLWFEEDLFCQINLWFVINLIYTSYNNQTIYLIRPKAHFEYNFGGMNNEELLNAYSNKTRIEFSELKELSRLWALYQKNGCDEMMSIAQKLDHKFPFLKKAINAHIDRLPQNGSPGRPVKTLIQIMDGLQTEDFNTIFREFNRREAIYGLGDLQVKRIMNDIISNRL; from the coding sequence GTGTCACAACAATATCACATTTTAAATGGAGATGCATTAAAGCATCAGTTTCCTGATGCGATTAAAGGTAAGCTTATAGTGGCTCGTGAATGCCTTGTGGATGGCAGTGTAGAAGGTGAAAATTTATCTGAACTATATGAGACAAGAGCCCGATTTATAAGCCAAAACTACGAAGGTTTTGAAATCAGCGAATACTATGAGAAAACGGTTACTGAATTTACCAAAATACAAAACATACCCTCACATTCTGAAATTAACCTTTGGTTTGAAGAGGATTTGTTTTGTCAGATAAATTTATGGTTTGTTATTAATCTTATATACACTAGCTACAACAATCAAACTATTTATTTAATCCGTCCCAAAGCTCATTTCGAATATAATTTTGGAGGAATGAATAACGAAGAATTACTTAATGCTTATAGTAATAAAACCAGGATTGAGTTTTCGGAATTAAAAGAATTAAGCAGACTATGGGCACTTTATCAAAAGAACGGATGTGATGAAATGATGAGCATTGCCCAGAAGTTGGATCATAAATTTCCTTTTCTGAAAAAAGCAATCAACGCACATATTGACAGATTACCTCAGAATGGTTCACCTGGCAGACCTGTTAAAACCTTAATACAGATAATGGATGGGTTACAAACAGAAGATTTCAATACAATTTTCAGAGAATTTAACCGAAGGGAAGCCATCTACGGACTTGGTGATTTGCAGGTAAAAAGAATTATGAATGATATAATATCCAACCGTTTATAA
- a CDS encoding NfeD family protein gives MEILSNAAVIWFIAGVILLLLEFVIPGIFIMFFGIGAWITALCVYLFEPSLGIQFLIFSATSILSLVFLRKVIMKKTQNVEVDADEEFIGHQGTCLTPINEEEAGRIEFKGTQWTAVSDVAIEANQKVRIISKDGLTLRVEPV, from the coding sequence ATGGAAATACTCTCTAATGCTGCCGTAATCTGGTTTATTGCCGGAGTAATATTACTTCTACTCGAATTTGTAATCCCTGGTATTTTTATCATGTTTTTTGGTATTGGAGCCTGGATAACAGCGTTGTGTGTATATCTTTTTGAGCCTTCATTGGGTATTCAGTTCCTGATTTTTAGTGCCACCTCTATTCTTTCGCTGGTATTTCTTCGAAAAGTTATCATGAAAAAGACGCAAAATGTAGAAGTTGATGCGGACGAAGAATTTATTGGACATCAGGGAACCTGCCTCACTCCAATTAATGAAGAGGAAGCGGGTAGAATTGAATTTAAAGGTACTCAATGGACAGCTGTATCAGATGTTGCAATTGAGGCGAATCAAAAAGTTCGTATTATCTCTAAAGATGGCTTAACTCTTCGGGTTGAACCCGTTTAA
- a CDS encoding adenine-specific methyltransferase EcoRI family protein: MPNETSYLKSAKKSKKDEFYTQLSDIEKELKHYKAYLKDKVVYCNCDDPRISNFFHYFSYNFEKLGLKKLIATCYKNQNMDLFSQNDSEQAILLEYTGDKNQNNIPDPEEIGIKNLKGDGDFRSKETLELLKQADVVVTNPPFSLFREYIAQLIEYEKKFVIIGHQNAISYKEIFKLIKENKLWLGYGFNRNMAHFINPHYEDYANDADHKEGMIRVSGVVWFTNIEIKKRHEDLILYKTYYGNEIEYPRYENYDAINVDKVKDIPLDYEGNIGVPITFIDKYNPDQFEIIALGIVGSIEFTSNKRMEIMDKNGKPTGKFTMNAKGTLYRKFNPKTDKSPAFRDCETSELYSSIYARIIIKNKKL, from the coding sequence ATGCCAAACGAAACGAGTTATTTAAAAAGTGCAAAAAAATCAAAAAAAGATGAGTTTTATACTCAACTATCAGATATTGAAAAGGAGCTAAAACACTATAAAGCATACCTAAAAGATAAAGTTGTATACTGCAATTGTGATGACCCAAGAATCAGTAATTTTTTTCATTATTTCTCTTATAATTTTGAAAAACTTGGACTTAAAAAATTAATTGCCACTTGTTACAAAAATCAAAATATGGATTTGTTTAGTCAAAATGACTCAGAGCAAGCCATTCTATTAGAATATACGGGTGATAAAAACCAAAATAATATTCCAGACCCTGAAGAAATTGGTATCAAAAACTTAAAAGGTGACGGAGATTTTCGGAGTAAAGAAACATTGGAACTGTTAAAGCAGGCTGATGTAGTTGTAACAAATCCTCCATTTTCATTATTTAGAGAGTATATTGCTCAACTTATTGAGTATGAAAAGAAATTTGTAATTATTGGACACCAAAACGCTATTTCATACAAAGAAATTTTCAAATTAATTAAAGAAAATAAATTGTGGTTAGGTTATGGTTTCAATCGCAATATGGCTCATTTTATAAATCCACATTATGAAGATTATGCAAATGATGCAGACCATAAGGAGGGGATGATAAGAGTTTCAGGAGTAGTATGGTTTACAAATATTGAAATTAAAAAACGACATGAAGATTTAATTTTATATAAGACTTATTACGGAAATGAAATCGAGTATCCTCGATATGAAAACTATGATGCAATTAATGTTGACAAGGTTAAAGACATTCCATTAGATTATGAGGGAAATATTGGGGTTCCTATAACATTTATTGATAAATATAATCCTGACCAATTTGAAATTATTGCATTAGGTATTGTTGGGTCAATAGAATTTACCAGCAATAAGAGAATGGAAATAATGGATAAAAACGGGAAACCAACAGGGAAATTTACAATGAATGCAAAAGGTACTTTATATCGAAAATTTAATCCCAAAACTGATAAATCACCAGCATTTAGAGATTGCGAGACAAGTGAATTATATTCAAGCATTTATGCTCGTATAATTATTAAAAACAAAAAGTTATGA
- a CDS encoding DUF262 domain-containing protein, producing MNIELKEITVRELTNGYEDNEEAGVVGYDGKLDIRPQYQREFIYKDKQRDAVINTITKDFPLNVMYWAVREDGNFEVIDGQQRTISVAQFVEGDFAFNNRYFHNLQNDEKEQILNYKLMVYLCSGTDSEKLEWFKTINIAGEKLTDQELRNAVYSGSWVSDAKRYFSKNSCAAYGLGGDYLNGSAIRQDYLETTIKWISNDSIEDYMAKNQNEPNANEIWLYFQSVINWIKAVFPKYRREMKGIDWGFLYNDYKDQKFDSKKLETEISKLMEDEDVGSKKGIYTYILTRKEKYLSIRAFSPNQKREAYERQKGICPVCKEEFKIEEMEGDHITPWHEGGKTTAQNCQMLCKEDNRRKSGK from the coding sequence ATGAATATAGAACTCAAAGAAATTACTGTTAGAGAATTAACTAATGGTTATGAAGATAATGAGGAGGCGGGTGTAGTAGGCTATGATGGTAAATTAGATATTCGACCCCAGTATCAGCGTGAGTTTATTTATAAAGACAAGCAACGAGATGCAGTAATTAACACTATTACAAAAGATTTCCCTTTAAATGTAATGTACTGGGCGGTTCGTGAAGATGGAAATTTTGAAGTAATAGATGGTCAGCAGAGAACTATTTCAGTAGCACAATTCGTGGAAGGTGATTTTGCTTTTAATAACAGGTATTTTCATAATCTGCAAAATGATGAAAAAGAACAAATCCTGAATTATAAGTTAATGGTTTACTTATGTAGCGGTACTGATAGTGAGAAATTAGAGTGGTTTAAAACAATCAATATTGCTGGTGAAAAACTAACAGACCAAGAATTGAGAAATGCAGTTTATTCAGGCTCTTGGGTTTCTGATGCAAAAAGATATTTCAGTAAAAATAGTTGTGCAGCTTATGGATTAGGCGGTGATTATTTGAATGGTTCTGCAATTAGACAAGACTATCTTGAAACAACAATCAAATGGATAAGTAATGATTCCATTGAAGATTATATGGCTAAAAATCAAAATGAACCTAATGCAAATGAGATTTGGCTGTATTTTCAAAGTGTAATCAATTGGATTAAAGCAGTATTTCCAAAGTATCGCAGGGAGATGAAAGGTATTGATTGGGGGTTTCTATACAATGATTACAAAGACCAAAAGTTTGACTCAAAGAAACTTGAAACAGAGATTTCAAAATTAATGGAAGATGAAGATGTTGGAAGTAAAAAAGGGATTTATACATACATCTTAACTCGCAAAGAGAAATATTTAAGTATAAGAGCTTTTAGTCCTAATCAAAAACGAGAAGCTTACGAAAGACAAAAAGGGATATGTCCAGTCTGTAAAGAGGAGTTCAAAATTGAGGAGATGGAAGGAGACCATATTACTCCTTGGCATGAAGGTGGAAAAACGACTGCTCAAAATTGTCAAATGCTTTGTAAAGAGGATAATAGAAGAAAATCAGGAAAGTAA
- a CDS encoding GFA family protein — protein MEYLGSCLCKGIKFKVIGDFESFYLCHCRYCRKDTGSAHAANLFSTTAKLEWIKTETKIKIFQPHKSNHVKAFCSNCGSALPNLQMDGKLLVVPAGCLDTKLEKRPNAHIFISNKASWDDSLEEIKKFGRFPE, from the coding sequence ATGGAATACTTGGGTTCTTGTTTATGCAAAGGAATTAAATTTAAAGTTATAGGTGACTTTGAGAGTTTTTATTTATGCCATTGCAGATATTGTAGGAAAGACACAGGGTCTGCTCATGCTGCAAATTTATTTTCCACTACAGCTAAACTTGAATGGATAAAAACGGAAACTAAAATTAAAATATTTCAACCACATAAGAGTAATCATGTGAAAGCCTTTTGTTCAAATTGTGGTTCAGCTTTGCCCAATTTACAAATGGACGGTAAACTTTTAGTAGTTCCAGCAGGATGTTTAGATACAAAATTAGAAAAACGACCTAATGCACATATTTTTATCTCAAACAAAGCAAGTTGGGATGACTCGTTGGAAGAAATAAAAAAATTTGGACGCTTCCCAGAATAA
- a CDS encoding phosphopantetheine-binding protein: protein MNAKAIRRNLYKVLRKTGVPKSRISEDATFRDELFVDELDMNCFLFYLETKFDLNIKNDEVLQLTSVKSTIDYLQKHCA, encoded by the coding sequence ATGAATGCAAAAGCGATAAGACGAAATTTGTACAAAGTTTTAAGGAAAACAGGTGTACCAAAGAGTCGAATTAGTGAAGATGCCACCTTTCGTGATGAGCTTTTTGTTGACGAATTAGACATGAATTGTTTCTTATTTTATTTAGAAACAAAATTTGACTTGAATATAAAAAACGATGAAGTATTGCAATTAACCTCTGTAAAATCAACTATTGATTATTTGCAGAAACATTGCGCATAA
- a CDS encoding glycosyl hydrolase 108 family protein → MKIFDELFDGVIKHEGYYANVTGDKGGETYMGVARNLHPDWEGWQYIDAYKETYGGIPWNFKIDVPQLTQLVKDFYHQTFYKRFKIDEISNGSLQEIIFDWCVNSGVWGARGVQRVLNQFFEADLKMDGIIGKMTLAAISNCQPKELFWEIKKARIRYYHKIAKKGKNHLFLEGWLKRIGSIEFDD, encoded by the coding sequence ATGAAAATATTCGATGAGTTGTTTGATGGCGTAATCAAACACGAAGGCTATTATGCCAACGTAACCGGAGATAAAGGTGGGGAAACCTATATGGGTGTTGCCAGGAATTTACATCCAGATTGGGAAGGATGGCAATACATTGATGCCTACAAAGAAACCTATGGTGGAATACCTTGGAACTTTAAGATTGATGTTCCTCAATTAACACAGCTTGTAAAGGATTTTTATCACCAGACCTTTTACAAAAGATTTAAAATTGATGAAATCTCCAATGGCTCACTACAAGAAATCATTTTTGATTGGTGTGTCAATAGTGGAGTATGGGGAGCCAGAGGCGTTCAGCGTGTATTAAACCAGTTCTTTGAAGCTGATTTAAAGATGGACGGTATAATTGGTAAAATGACACTTGCAGCAATTAGCAATTGCCAGCCAAAAGAATTATTTTGGGAAATCAAAAAAGCTCGAATCCGCTATTACCACAAGATTGCCAAGAAAGGCAAAAATCATTTGTTCTTGGAAGGTTGGTTAAAAAGGATAGGCTCGATTGAATTTGATGATTAG